Proteins encoded by one window of Roseibium sp. Sym1:
- a CDS encoding sugar transferase, which yields MTQVTAAILLLLLAPFMIALALLVWVVDRQSPLYLAGRTGKDGRAFRMVKYRSMRNGKTLEPAITAVGDARVTALGRILRNTKIDELPQLINILRGDMAFFGPRPEDPGIVDRCYNERMRRSLDFKPGLFSPGTLWALENFRKLEGAEDLETAYARDILPKRLVIDTAYFRRPSAGANLRLALATMAVLVKRIGSPRYRE from the coding sequence GTGACACAGGTTACTGCCGCCATCCTGCTGCTCCTGCTGGCCCCGTTCATGATCGCGCTGGCCCTGCTGGTCTGGGTCGTTGACCGCCAGTCTCCGCTCTATCTCGCCGGCCGGACAGGCAAGGACGGGCGGGCCTTCCGGATGGTGAAGTACCGCAGCATGCGCAACGGCAAGACCCTGGAACCCGCGATCACGGCGGTCGGCGACGCCCGCGTGACGGCGCTCGGCCGCATCCTGCGCAACACCAAGATCGATGAACTGCCGCAGCTGATCAACATCTTGCGCGGCGACATGGCGTTTTTCGGCCCCCGTCCCGAAGATCCGGGCATCGTGGACCGGTGTTACAATGAAAGAATGCGCCGGTCGCTGGATTTCAAGCCGGGCCTGTTCAGTCCCGGAACACTGTGGGCGCTGGAAAACTTCCGGAAACTGGAGGGGGCCGAGGACCTGGAAACCGCTTATGCCCGCGATATCCTGCCAAAGCGTCTGGTGATCGACACGGCCTATTTCAGGCGCCCGTCAGCGGGCGCCAACCTGCGCCTGGCACTGGCGACGATGGCAGTCCTGGTCAAGCGGATCGGATCGCCCCGTTACCGCGAATGA